In the Cyanobacteriota bacterium genome, one interval contains:
- a CDS encoding serine/threonine protein kinase, which produces MTCCLNPDCQQPVNPDNTEVCQSCGTTLTPLLRGRYKVVKPLGQGGFGRTYLATDEDRLQAPCVIKQFSPQFKGKQSLDKALALFEQEAKRLFELGEHPQIPTLLAYFEHDQRLYLVQQFIEGVNLAQDVHRHGCFDEQKIRSLLLGILPVLKFIHDRQIIHRDITPGNIIRKKLDDKLVLIDFGVAKQLDETSNSQAGTKIGTEGYSPIEQWRSGKAYPASDIYSLGATCLYLMTQQRPDVLYDPLSGRWLWREHLERQGTTISDGMGQILDKMLKDLVSERYQSAEEVMRDLEAMATGPAAVAASSLPKDGRRLPPLEAGLIRMSTPRPVSSSNSKPVSSPKFGNGPALASKSTPSSQNRGWSCIQTLVGHSSWVTAVALCQDGKTLVSGGLDDTIRVWDYTTGELLRTLQGHTKPINALAVSPDGKLLVSGSDDATVRIWDLQMGTLMSTLSGHMRDVNAVALSPDGRRLLSGGSDRTIRLWSVSRGELLRTKSTVGIVRAVTIAPNQQYFAIGGMDNKVYLGAMNTVELQRTMPGHLNSVNTVAITPNNAMIISGSKDKTIKIWQLQTGELQQTLTGHTDSVNAVLVNPGGQTIISGGSDRTIRFWNLRTGNLISTITEHTDAIDALSISPDGQTIASGSKDKTIRVWQLS; this is translated from the coding sequence ATGACCTGTTGTCTGAACCCAGATTGTCAGCAGCCAGTGAATCCGGACAACACGGAGGTTTGTCAGAGTTGTGGCACGACTCTAACTCCGTTGCTCAGGGGACGATATAAAGTGGTGAAGCCCTTAGGACAGGGTGGCTTTGGGCGCACCTATTTGGCCACGGATGAGGATCGCCTACAGGCTCCCTGTGTGATTAAACAGTTTTCACCACAGTTTAAGGGCAAGCAATCCCTAGACAAGGCGCTAGCTCTGTTTGAGCAGGAAGCTAAACGATTGTTTGAGCTAGGTGAGCACCCTCAGATTCCCACTCTATTGGCTTATTTTGAGCATGACCAACGACTGTATCTAGTGCAACAGTTCATCGAAGGCGTTAATTTAGCCCAAGATGTTCATCGTCATGGTTGCTTTGATGAGCAAAAGATTCGCAGTTTGCTGCTAGGAATTTTACCCGTCTTGAAGTTCATTCACGATCGGCAAATTATTCATCGGGACATTACGCCAGGCAACATTATTCGCAAGAAGCTAGACGACAAGTTGGTGTTGATTGACTTTGGGGTGGCTAAGCAACTGGATGAAACTAGTAATAGCCAAGCAGGCACGAAGATTGGTACAGAGGGATATTCGCCGATCGAACAATGGCGTAGTGGTAAAGCCTATCCAGCTAGCGACATATACAGCCTAGGAGCCACCTGCTTGTATCTCATGACACAACAACGACCAGATGTTCTCTATGACCCTCTATCGGGTCGGTGGTTGTGGCGAGAACATTTGGAGAGGCAAGGGACGACCATCAGTGATGGCATGGGGCAAATTCTAGACAAGATGTTGAAAGATCTGGTCAGTGAGCGCTACCAATCGGCGGAAGAGGTAATGCGCGATCTGGAAGCCATGGCAACAGGCCCAGCGGCTGTGGCTGCATCCAGCTTACCTAAAGATGGACGACGCTTACCCCCGCTAGAAGCAGGCCTAATCCGCATGTCTACCCCTAGGCCGGTGAGTAGCAGCAACTCTAAACCCGTGTCTTCACCGAAATTTGGCAACGGCCCTGCCTTGGCTTCAAAGTCTACTCCCTCGTCCCAAAATCGTGGCTGGTCTTGTATTCAGACCTTAGTTGGTCACTCATCATGGGTGACGGCGGTAGCTCTCTGTCAAGATGGCAAAACCCTAGTGAGTGGAGGCTTGGATGACACGATTCGAGTATGGGACTACACTACAGGCGAGCTATTGCGCACGCTGCAAGGCCATACTAAACCAATCAATGCGTTGGCTGTTAGTCCAGATGGCAAGCTGTTGGTGAGTGGTAGTGATGATGCAACGGTACGAATCTGGGATCTGCAAATGGGGACTTTAATGTCAACCTTGTCCGGGCATATGCGGGACGTGAACGCGGTAGCCTTGAGTCCTGATGGCAGGCGATTGCTGAGTGGTGGTAGCGATCGCACCATTCGCCTATGGAGCGTGTCTAGAGGGGAGTTATTGCGCACAAAAAGCACCGTGGGGATCGTCCGAGCCGTGACGATCGCGCCCAATCAACAATACTTTGCGATTGGGGGGATGGATAACAAAGTTTACCTCGGCGCGATGAACACAGTAGAGCTACAACGCACAATGCCAGGGCATCTCAACTCAGTCAACACAGTGGCAATTACCCCCAACAATGCCATGATTATTAGTGGTAGCAAAGATAAAACCATAAAAATTTGGCAATTGCAGACGGGTGAGCTACAACAAACCTTGACTGGCCATACCGACAGTGTGAATGCCGTGCTAGTGAATCCTGGCGGACAGACTATTATCAGTGGTGGCAGCGATCGCACTATTAGATTCTGGAATCTACGGACTGGTAACTTGATTTCCACGATCACAGAACACACTGATGCTATCGATGCCCTGAGTATTAGTCCCGATGGCCAAACCATTGCCAGTGGCAGTAAAGACAAAACGATTCGCGTCTGGCAACTCTCATGA